In Candidatus Omnitrophota bacterium, one DNA window encodes the following:
- a CDS encoding LptF/LptG family permease encodes MKIIDKYITTGFIWPLLYCLIVFVFLYMVSDVLSRIDTLVKQDIPFDVVKNYYLSSLPVVIVQTVPFAMLLAMVFLLGNLNRHNEIIALRASGVDTLRIIAPLLLIGLAISLGVFLINDKLVPQASVTMKMTDDLYFRKYKWERNQQMENITIFGKDGRLFYARTYDIKNKVLYDVVLLEHDKNQVLKRKITAQRMEWTGGKWRFIACDVFRFDKEGNVLGKPAIFRTPKIIQFSQKPEDLLKEQTQPEFMNYGQLKEYVRILDLESKSTARKLLVDMYYKLSVPFTGLVIMLIGIPFALKRTRTKAIGSIGIALAISIIYYVVNAMFLALGKGGLIPPVVAAWAANVGFAAFGIYLIGKLRT; translated from the coding sequence ATGAAAATAATAGACAAGTATATAACAACGGGGTTCATCTGGCCTTTATTGTATTGCCTCATCGTCTTCGTCTTCCTCTACATGGTCTCGGATGTCCTGAGCCGCATCGATACCCTCGTAAAACAGGACATACCTTTCGATGTGGTGAAAAATTATTACCTCTCCTCGCTCCCGGTGGTAATAGTCCAGACGGTGCCGTTCGCGATGCTGCTTGCCATGGTCTTCCTCTTGGGCAACCTCAACCGGCATAACGAGATCATCGCGTTAAGGGCAAGCGGGGTCGACACATTGCGGATAATCGCGCCGCTCCTGCTTATAGGGCTGGCCATAAGCCTCGGCGTATTCCTCATCAACGACAAGCTCGTCCCGCAGGCATCCGTCACCATGAAAATGACCGATGACCTCTATTTCAGGAAATACAAGTGGGAGAGGAACCAGCAGATGGAGAATATTACGATATTCGGGAAGGACGGGAGGCTTTTTTACGCGAGGACATACGATATCAAGAACAAGGTCCTGTATGACGTCGTCCTTCTCGAGCACGACAAGAACCAGGTGCTGAAACGCAAGATAACGGCCCAGCGCATGGAATGGACCGGAGGCAAATGGAGGTTTATCGCCTGCGATGTCTTCAGGTTCGACAAGGAAGGCAACGTCCTGGGCAAGCCCGCCATCTTCAGGACGCCGAAGATAATACAATTCAGCCAAAAACCCGAAGACCTGCTGAAGGAGCAGACCCAGCCCGAATTCATGAATTACGGCCAGCTCAAGGAATACGTGCGGATCCTGGACCTGGAGAGCAAGTCAACGGCGAGGAAACTGCTCGTGGACATGTACTATAAGCTTTCCGTGCCCTTCACCGGCCTTGTCATCATGCTCATAGGCATACCATTCGCGCTGAAGAGGACGAGGACCAAGGCGATCGGAAGCATAGGGATAGCGTTGGCGATATCAATTATCTACTACGTGGTGAACGCGATGTTCCTCGCGCTCGGTAAGGGCGGGCTTATTCCACCTGTGGTCGCCGCCTGGGCCGCGAACGTCGGATTCGCGGCCTTCGGCATATACCTTATCGGGAAATTGCGGACCTAG
- a CDS encoding LptF/LptG family permease, producing the protein MSIDELNQEIKKLGADSVDTTPLRIEIHKKICYSFASLILILIGVPLGLMARRGEKLIGFALSLGVILVYYTLLIFGEVLAKKGVVFPGLGIWLPNIIFGAIGPALIFWMAEQ; encoded by the coding sequence ATGTCGATAGATGAGCTGAACCAGGAGATAAAGAAACTCGGCGCCGACTCGGTCGACACCACGCCGCTCCGCATAGAGATCCACAAAAAGATATGCTATTCGTTCGCGTCTCTTATACTTATCCTGATAGGCGTGCCGCTCGGGCTTATGGCGCGCCGCGGGGAAAAACTGATAGGTTTCGCCTTAAGCCTCGGGGTGATCCTGGTATACTACACCCTGCTCATCTTCGGGGAGGTCCTGGCTAAAAAGGGCGTGGTCTTCCCCGGCCTCGGCATCTGGCTCCCGAATATCATATTCGGCGCCATCGGCCCGGCGCTCATATTCTGGATGGCGGAACAATGA
- a CDS encoding LptF/LptG family permease: MKIIRRYLLKEIIGPFLAAFIVLSFFFVVFNIIKLADMIINKGVNFFSVIQLLLYMLPSVSTWTTPISILVATLLAFGRLSADNEITAMRASGISLYRLVLPLVILGLVISLISYEFNDWVIPSLRYKMRKLTAQIGTKNPAAYLDAGTFIKDFKGYIVFIYGIDKNKLTNIRIYQPQEGKPTRTIIAQKGEIDYIESKDAVRMKLINGTVDEPNPQDPNNFYKLNFKTYYMTLDLNKARNLNVKKR; encoded by the coding sequence ATGAAGATAATAAGAAGATACCTGCTAAAAGAGATCATCGGCCCTTTCCTGGCGGCTTTCATAGTCTTAAGCTTCTTCTTCGTGGTCTTCAACATAATAAAATTGGCCGACATGATCATAAACAAAGGCGTAAATTTTTTCTCGGTCATACAACTCCTGCTCTACATGCTGCCGTCGGTCTCCACCTGGACCACGCCTATATCGATCCTGGTGGCCACCCTCCTCGCCTTCGGAAGACTCTCGGCCGATAACGAGATAACCGCGATGCGGGCGAGCGGCATAAGCCTATACCGCCTGGTACTCCCCCTGGTGATACTCGGCCTGGTGATAAGCCTGATATCATACGAATTCAACGATTGGGTCATCCCGTCCCTGCGTTACAAGATGAGGAAACTGACCGCCCAGATAGGCACCAAGAACCCGGCCGCTTACCTGGACGCCGGCACTTTCATCAAGGACTTCAAGGGCTACATCGTCTTCATTTACGGGATCGACAAGAACAAGCTCACAAATATAAGGATATACCAGCCCCAGGAAGGCAAACCGACCAGGACCATAATCGCCCAGAAAGGCGAGATAGATTATATAGAATCGAAGGACGCGGTCCGGATGAAGCTGATAAACGGGACGGTCGACGAGCCCAATCCCCAGGACCCTAACAATTTTTATAAGCTGAATTTTAAGACTTACTATATGACCCTCGACCTTAACAAGGCCCGGAACCTGAACGTAAAAAAAAGGTAG
- a CDS encoding ComF family protein has product MLKTILSSTGDFCLTFLNLLYPQDCLVCSGRARELKPTPLCEPCSDRIMAYVGSPHWATAERELAFDAAYHVASYEDIVKRCICLFKYEGKTRLSKVLGSVMVEYAARNLNFGSVDMIVPVPLHPVKLRERQFNQSELIAEHLAKKFNKKIEKDWLKRIRYTAPQAGLSREQRLRNIKGAFLVKREADFADKSVLLVDDVMTTGATLHECAKTIKSAGAKKVLAYTLACGN; this is encoded by the coding sequence ATGTTAAAGACGATTTTGTCATCGACAGGTGATTTCTGCTTGACATTCCTGAACCTGCTTTACCCGCAGGACTGCCTCGTCTGCAGCGGCAGGGCGCGCGAGTTAAAGCCCACTCCGCTCTGTGAGCCGTGCAGCGACAGGATAATGGCCTACGTCGGCTCGCCCCACTGGGCTACGGCCGAAAGGGAGCTGGCTTTTGACGCGGCCTACCACGTCGCCTCTTACGAGGATATCGTCAAGAGATGCATCTGCCTCTTCAAATACGAGGGCAAGACCCGCCTTTCGAAAGTCCTCGGCTCGGTCATGGTCGAATACGCCGCCAGGAACCTGAATTTCGGCTCCGTAGATATGATAGTGCCTGTGCCCCTCCATCCCGTCAAATTACGCGAGAGGCAGTTCAACCAGTCCGAGCTGATCGCCGAGCACCTCGCCAAAAAATTCAACAAGAAGATCGAGAAGGACTGGCTTAAGAGGATCAGGTATACCGCCCCGCAGGCCGGCCTTTCCCGGGAACAGCGCCTCAGGAACATCAAGGGCGCCTTCCTCGTGAAAAGGGAGGCGGACTTCGCGGACAAATCCGTCCTTCTCGTCGACGATGTCATGACGACCGGCGCCACCCTCCACGAATGCGCCAAGACCATAAAATCCGCCGGCGCCAAAAAAGTGCTCGCTTATACCCTGGCGTGCGGGAACTAG
- a CDS encoding glucoamylase family protein → MKKIVSAALACAVFASTAFIPASWAAGEAWPALSKADEEFLDKLEHDTFLYFWEKADPETGLIADNSQPGAPSSIAATGFGLAAICIGQSRGWITYDEAYKRAFRTLRTFKNTLKSERGFYYHFVDMKTGRRMWNSEVSSIDTALFLAGALFAAQYFKGTELERLATYLYYRTDWQWMMNQKQLMSMGWDPKKGFLSAYWDWYNEGLIAYILAIGSPTYPIPPETWRKWRRPRGEYGGHRIIYSYFGSLFTYQFAQAWVDFRNIDEDGFSYWQNSIDAALANRKFCIDNSNKHKGYGENGWGLTAGDGPEGYKGYGALPADNIIHDGTINPYGMVASIPLIPDTAIKSVRALYNKYGDKVYGKYGFKAGFNLDKNWWSGNYIGIDQGVSVIMIEDYRTGLVWDYFMRNGCIKSWMELCKLGNKNLEASPRL, encoded by the coding sequence ATGAAGAAGATCGTTTCCGCGGCACTTGCGTGCGCTGTTTTTGCATCAACTGCATTTATTCCTGCCTCTTGGGCGGCCGGGGAGGCTTGGCCTGCGCTCTCGAAAGCCGACGAGGAATTCCTGGATAAGTTAGAACACGACACGTTCCTCTATTTCTGGGAGAAGGCCGACCCGGAGACAGGGCTCATCGCCGATAACTCCCAACCCGGCGCCCCGTCAAGCATAGCCGCCACGGGATTCGGGCTTGCCGCTATATGCATCGGGCAGAGCAGGGGCTGGATAACATACGACGAGGCCTACAAGCGCGCTTTCAGGACGCTCAGGACTTTCAAGAATACGCTGAAGAGCGAGCGCGGGTTCTATTACCATTTCGTCGACATGAAGACCGGCCGGCGGATGTGGAATTCCGAGGTCTCGTCAATAGATACGGCGCTCTTCCTCGCCGGGGCATTGTTCGCGGCGCAGTATTTCAAGGGGACGGAATTGGAACGGCTCGCGACTTACCTGTATTACCGCACCGACTGGCAGTGGATGATGAATCAGAAGCAGCTGATGTCCATGGGATGGGACCCGAAGAAAGGTTTCCTGAGCGCGTACTGGGACTGGTATAACGAGGGTCTTATCGCTTATATACTCGCCATAGGTTCGCCCACGTATCCTATCCCGCCTGAGACGTGGAGGAAATGGAGGCGCCCGAGGGGCGAATACGGAGGGCACAGGATCATCTATTCATATTTCGGGAGCCTTTTTACCTACCAGTTCGCGCAGGCATGGGTAGATTTCCGCAATATCGACGAGGACGGGTTCAGTTATTGGCAGAACTCGATAGACGCGGCGCTGGCGAACAGGAAATTCTGCATCGATAATTCTAATAAACATAAAGGATACGGGGAGAACGGCTGGGGCCTTACCGCCGGCGACGGCCCGGAAGGGTATAAGGGGTACGGCGCCCTGCCTGCCGACAATATCATCCACGACGGCACGATAAACCCTTACGGCATGGTCGCCTCCATACCGTTGATACCGGATACGGCGATCAAGTCGGTTAGGGCTTTGTATAATAAATACGGCGACAAGGTCTACGGCAAGTATGGGTTCAAGGCGGGCTTTAATCTCGACAAAAACTGGTGGAGCGGGAACTATATAGGCATAGACCAGGGCGTCTCGGTGATTATGATCGAGGACTACAGGACAGGCCTGGTCTGGGATTATTTCATGCGCAACGGCTGCATCAAGTCCTGGATGGAACTTTGCAAACTCGGCAACAAAAACCTTGAAGCCTCGCCCCGATTGTGA
- a CDS encoding ferredoxin family protein: MTRIEDKLFVNRFKLGPEPHIKVKDKELCLKCVRKQCSIGCPSDCWKINDKGIAEVNVDGCLECGTCRVICDEFMNVDWNYPQGGFGILYRLG, translated from the coding sequence ATGACCCGCATTGAAGATAAATTGTTCGTGAACAGGTTCAAGCTCGGCCCGGAACCCCATATAAAGGTGAAGGACAAGGAGCTCTGTCTTAAATGCGTCAGGAAACAATGCTCGATAGGATGCCCTTCTGACTGCTGGAAGATCAACGATAAGGGCATAGCCGAAGTCAATGTCGACGGCTGCCTCGAATGCGGCACCTGCCGCGTCATCTGCGATGAGTTCATGAACGTCGATTGGAACTATCCGCAGGGCGGTTTCGGCATCCTTTACAGGCTCGGTTAA
- a CDS encoding ferritin family protein, which translates to MPKKDLKILQAAIKMEEDGRKFYLKSSKTAKNPVAKKLLVSLADQELLHIERIKVIEHGLKGEKDWGDFAAAISRDAKKKLVLVFRPLSAPEKKKLKADPSNLEAITIAMEKETKSYDYYDKQSEETNIRIAKLFFDRLKKEEEHHYELLEEAYSLLSDSASWFVKREGRVMEAG; encoded by the coding sequence ATGCCGAAGAAAGACCTGAAGATACTGCAGGCCGCGATAAAGATGGAAGAGGACGGCCGCAAATTTTACCTTAAATCGAGCAAGACCGCGAAAAACCCCGTAGCGAAAAAACTCCTCGTTTCGCTCGCCGACCAGGAACTCCTCCATATCGAACGCATCAAGGTGATAGAGCACGGCCTGAAAGGGGAGAAGGACTGGGGCGATTTCGCGGCGGCGATATCCCGCGACGCGAAGAAAAAATTAGTCCTTGTCTTCAGGCCGCTTTCCGCGCCGGAAAAAAAGAAGCTGAAGGCCGACCCGTCGAACCTCGAGGCGATAACGATAGCGATGGAGAAAGAGACGAAGAGCTACGATTATTATGATAAACAATCGGAGGAGACAAATATACGCATAGCAAAGCTTTTTTTTGACAGATTGAAAAAGGAAGAGGAGCACCACTATGAGCTGCTCGAAGAGGCATACTCGCTCCTTTCGGATTCGGCAAGCTGGTTCGTGAAACGGGAAGGAAGGGTAATGGAGGCCGGTTGA
- a CDS encoding flavodoxin domain-containing protein has translation MRPVEIKKGVYWVGVVDWNIRTFHGNTYSTKRGTTYNSYLIIDEKVTLIDGVPGSFAGEQIGRIREIVPVEKIDYIVVNHIEPDHSGGLPELMKLCPKAKLFGTAKSKEGLARMYYTDWGLQAVKTGDKLNIGKRNLTFIEAPMIHWPDSMFTYCAEEELLLPNDAFGQHYATSERFDDETDQCALMDEAGKYYANILWPLGGMIARKIDEILKMNISIKMIAPSHGIIWRRDPMKIINSYISWTKNETRPKVVVIFETMWGSTDMMARKITEGLTDGGVEVKLFDITRSDRSEVNSQMLDAKCFVFGSSTHDNGMLSTMAGFLEFLNGLKPKGRIGAAFGSYGWAGGAVPALENFFKEAGIEQALPSIAVKYIPDENELKRCYEMGVELAKKITGKA, from the coding sequence ATGAGGCCCGTCGAGATAAAAAAAGGCGTATACTGGGTAGGTGTAGTCGATTGGAACATAAGGACCTTCCACGGGAATACCTATTCGACAAAAAGGGGCACGACCTACAACTCATATCTTATTATCGATGAGAAGGTGACGCTTATCGACGGCGTTCCCGGCTCTTTTGCCGGCGAGCAGATCGGGCGGATACGCGAGATCGTGCCGGTCGAAAAGATAGACTATATCGTGGTCAACCATATCGAGCCGGACCATTCCGGCGGGCTGCCGGAACTGATGAAACTTTGCCCCAAGGCCAAACTCTTCGGCACGGCGAAAAGCAAGGAAGGCCTCGCGAGGATGTATTACACGGATTGGGGCCTCCAGGCCGTCAAGACAGGGGACAAATTAAATATCGGCAAGCGGAACCTCACGTTCATAGAGGCTCCGATGATCCACTGGCCGGACAGCATGTTCACCTATTGCGCCGAGGAGGAGCTGCTCCTGCCGAACGACGCCTTCGGCCAGCATTACGCGACCTCGGAGAGGTTCGACGACGAGACGGACCAGTGCGCGCTGATGGACGAGGCCGGGAAGTATTACGCGAATATCCTCTGGCCGCTCGGCGGCATGATCGCCAGGAAGATAGACGAGATCCTCAAGATGAACATATCCATAAAGATGATAGCGCCGAGCCACGGGATCATATGGCGGCGCGACCCGATGAAGATAATCAATTCTTATATTTCATGGACGAAGAACGAGACGAGACCGAAAGTGGTCGTCATCTTCGAGACGATGTGGGGCTCGACCGATATGATGGCCAGGAAGATAACAGAGGGCCTTACCGACGGCGGCGTTGAGGTGAAACTCTTCGATATCACGCGCTCCGACAGGAGCGAGGTGAATAGCCAGATGCTCGACGCCAAATGCTTCGTCTTCGGTTCGTCCACGCACGACAACGGGATGCTCTCCACCATGGCCGGGTTCCTCGAATTCCTGAACGGCCTGAAGCCGAAGGGCAGGATAGGGGCGGCGTTCGGTTCCTACGGTTGGGCCGGAGGCGCGGTACCAGCTCTGGAAAATTTCTTCAAAGAGGCTGGTATTGAGCAGGCACTGCCGTCGATCGCGGTCAAATACATCCCGGACGAAAATGAATTGAAAAGATGTTATGAGATGGGCGTTGAATTGGCGAAGAAGATAACCGGAAAGGCATAA
- a CDS encoding rubredoxin — MDKYRCTVCGYIYDPAIGDPTASISAGTPFDKLPDNWVCPECGAPKDMFEKV, encoded by the coding sequence ATGGACAAATATCGTTGCACGGTATGCGGCTACATATACGATCCGGCTATAGGCGATCCTACCGCGAGCATTTCCGCAGGGACGCCTTTTGATAAACTTCCCGATAATTGGGTTTGCCCCGAGTGCGGCGCACCGAAGGATATGTTCGAAAAGGTATAA
- a CDS encoding FAD-dependent oxidoreductase, with protein MKIAIVGNGICGITAAKSISENSPGAKITIFTDEEYNYYPRPLLDRLLAETTDLNLLFPYNDEWYKKRGIEVSLKNKVLDIGLPSKKLKTEKDGQNDYDKVLLTTGASPFVPPIEGIKSRDVFTYRNIADVLRIRSFARGKNRAVVIGGGLLGLETAKALTDRGLKVTIIEHNSRLLPRQLDDEGGGILKSRIEKSNIEVVLQVTCDRIMTEGAKTCLLSKEIGKIEADLFIVSAGVRANTELAKNCGIGIGKGILVDKFMRTSCDNIYAAGDCAEFNGTVYGIIPAAIDQGLAAASNIIDRPFEYKGTTFQATLKVMGIDLTSIGVVNPEGEGYETVCRKDAGKGIYRKCVIKDGRLVGAIVLGEKDGVAGLTRIIKDGTAVSGNKDALLGGEAALTEAFQKRPD; from the coding sequence ATGAAGATAGCCATCGTAGGAAACGGGATATGCGGCATCACCGCCGCTAAATCCATCTCCGAAAATTCCCCCGGCGCAAAGATAACTATCTTCACCGACGAAGAATACAATTATTATCCCCGCCCTCTTTTGGACAGGCTCCTCGCGGAGACGACGGACCTGAACCTGCTCTTCCCGTATAATGACGAATGGTACAAGAAGCGCGGCATAGAAGTCTCCCTAAAAAATAAAGTCCTCGATATAGGGCTCCCCTCTAAAAAATTAAAGACCGAAAAGGACGGGCAAAACGATTACGACAAGGTCCTCCTTACGACCGGCGCATCGCCTTTTGTCCCTCCGATAGAAGGGATCAAGTCCCGGGATGTCTTCACTTACAGGAATATCGCCGATGTCCTCAGGATACGCTCGTTCGCCCGCGGGAAAAACAGGGCGGTGGTCATCGGCGGAGGCCTGCTCGGCCTCGAGACGGCGAAGGCCCTGACCGACCGGGGGCTCAAGGTAACGATCATCGAACATAATTCAAGGCTCCTCCCGCGCCAGCTGGACGATGAGGGCGGCGGGATACTGAAATCCAGGATCGAAAAATCCAATATCGAGGTCGTATTGCAGGTCACGTGCGACCGCATCATGACCGAAGGCGCGAAGACCTGCCTCCTCTCCAAGGAGATAGGAAAGATCGAGGCGGACCTCTTCATCGTCTCGGCCGGCGTCCGCGCGAATACCGAATTGGCGAAGAACTGCGGCATCGGCATCGGGAAAGGGATACTGGTAGATAAATTCATGAGGACAAGCTGCGATAACATATATGCGGCCGGCGACTGCGCCGAATTCAACGGGACGGTTTACGGCATAATCCCGGCGGCGATAGACCAGGGGCTCGCGGCGGCCTCGAACATCATAGACAGGCCGTTCGAATATAAGGGGACTACTTTCCAGGCGACGCTTAAAGTGATGGGCATCGACCTTACTTCGATAGGCGTCGTCAACCCGGAAGGCGAAGGATATGAAACGGTCTGCAGGAAAGACGCCGGCAAAGGCATCTACAGGAAGTGCGTGATCAAGGACGGGAGGCTAGTCGGCGCGATAGTATTGGGCGAGAAAGACGGCGTCGCCGGGCTCACGCGGATAATAAAGGACGGGACAGCGGTGTCGGGCAATAAGGACGCGTTATTGGGCGGAGAGGCGGCGTTAACGGAGGCGTTCCAAAAAAGGCCTGACTAA
- a CDS encoding DUF4870 domain-containing protein produces the protein MADVGKSSLGIDATLAAALAYVFGWVSGLIIFAVEKDNKFVKFHAMQSLIFFGGLTIVSILLVITVIGPLFLGILGLAVWVICIIKAYSGEMFKLPGIGNMAEKIASK, from the coding sequence ATGGCGGATGTCGGCAAAAGTTCCCTGGGGATAGACGCAACCCTCGCGGCGGCGCTGGCGTATGTATTCGGCTGGGTATCCGGGCTGATAATCTTCGCTGTCGAGAAGGATAACAAGTTCGTGAAGTTCCATGCCATGCAGTCGCTGATCTTTTTCGGCGGTTTGACGATCGTGTCGATATTGCTGGTTATCACCGTCATAGGCCCGTTGTTCCTGGGAATATTAGGCTTGGCGGTCTGGGTCATCTGCATCATCAAGGCCTACTCGGGCGAGATGTTCAAGCTGCCCGGGATCGGGAATATGGCGGAGAAGATCGCCAGTAAGTAA
- a CDS encoding undecaprenyl-diphosphate phosphatase: MGLFQSIILGIVQGVGEFLPISSSAHLIVVPWLFGWQEHSLAFDVALHAGTLAAVLAYFWRDWFGIIRGRLLWYIIVASVPGAVIGKLLEEKAETVFRSPLLIAFAMSVFAVIFYFIDRYSRKTRTLKSLNFIDSVLIGISQALAIVPGVSRSGVTMATGIGLKFDRETAARFSFLLSAPIIIGATVLKLKDIGAIASGENGLSLFAGFIVSAATGFLSIRFLLNYLKRHSFTAFVIYRLVFSLVIFLFIFARR, from the coding sequence ATGGGCCTGTTTCAATCTATCATTCTTGGCATAGTCCAAGGCGTGGGCGAATTCTTGCCTATCAGCAGTTCCGCGCACCTGATCGTCGTCCCGTGGCTGTTCGGGTGGCAGGAGCACAGCCTCGCCTTTGACGTCGCGCTTCACGCGGGCACGCTCGCGGCGGTATTGGCGTATTTCTGGAGGGACTGGTTCGGCATAATCAGGGGGCGGCTCCTCTGGTATATCATCGTCGCCAGCGTCCCGGGAGCGGTGATAGGAAAGCTGCTCGAGGAAAAAGCCGAGACGGTCTTCAGGTCGCCACTGCTCATCGCATTCGCGATGAGCGTCTTCGCGGTAATATTTTACTTTATCGACAGGTACAGCCGGAAGACAAGGACGCTGAAGTCGCTGAATTTTATTGATTCGGTCTTGATCGGCATCTCGCAGGCGCTTGCCATAGTCCCCGGGGTATCGCGGTCGGGCGTGACCATGGCCACGGGCATAGGGTTAAAGTTCGACAGGGAAACGGCGGCCAGGTTCTCGTTTTTGCTTTCGGCGCCCATCATCATCGGCGCGACCGTGTTAAAACTGAAGGATATCGGCGCGATCGCCTCAGGCGAGAACGGCTTGTCGCTTTTTGCCGGTTTTATAGTGTCGGCGGCAACTGGATTCCTGTCGATCCGTTTTCTTTTAAATTACCTGAAGAGGCATTCTTTTACGGCATTCGTCATATACAGGTTGGTGTTCAGCCTGGTGATATTTTTGTTCATCTTTGCCAGGAGATAG